Proteins encoded within one genomic window of Streptomyces taklimakanensis:
- a CDS encoding endonuclease/exonuclease/phosphatase family protein produces MSRTPAARTAALTVAALTSTLLAVPASAAEPAEAGTVRVHDIQGDTRLSPLDGTRVSNVSGVVTGVRAYGSRGFWIQDTAPDADPATSEGVFVYTGSAPKVLVGDLVRVSGTVDEYRPGGASSGNQTVTQITRPQVTVVSSGHETPAPVVLDSSSVPEAYAPQGDPAAGGDIEGLRLRPDTHALDLYESLEGMDVRIRDARVVGPSTEYAELWVTVEPRQNPTRRGGTVYGGYDEPNPGRVKVESLVPLSQEPFPTADTGDVLAGATTGPLDYDQYGGYLVAAREMGTVVDRGPERERTRARHRKELAVATYNVENLHPGSDPEKFDRLARGVVENLASPDILALEEIQDDTGPTDDGTVSADATVERLVEAVVAAGGPRYEWRSIDPVDGADGGLPGGNIRNVFLFDPDRVSFVDRPGADATTAVGVARERGRAVLTHSPARIAPEDPAWEDSRKPLVGEFRFRGRTVVVVANHFASKGGDQSLHAAVQPPSRSSEVQRHRQAEAVNRFVREVLAVERKARVVVLGDINDFEFSTTARKLTAGGALRNAVFSLPRSERYTYVYDGNSQVLDQTLVSPGIRRFDYDIVHVNAEFADQVSDHDPQVIRFRP; encoded by the coding sequence GTGAGCAGAACCCCGGCGGCCCGCACCGCCGCACTGACCGTCGCCGCGCTGACCTCGACCCTGCTGGCCGTGCCCGCCTCGGCGGCGGAGCCCGCCGAGGCGGGCACGGTCCGCGTCCACGACATCCAGGGCGACACCCGGCTGTCCCCCCTGGACGGCACCCGCGTGTCGAACGTCTCCGGCGTGGTCACCGGCGTCCGCGCCTACGGCTCGCGCGGCTTCTGGATCCAGGACACCGCGCCCGACGCCGACCCGGCCACCAGCGAGGGAGTCTTCGTCTACACCGGCTCCGCGCCCAAGGTCCTCGTCGGCGACCTGGTGAGGGTCTCGGGCACGGTCGACGAGTACCGTCCGGGCGGGGCCTCCTCTGGCAACCAGACGGTCACCCAGATCACCCGGCCGCAGGTCACCGTGGTCTCCTCGGGCCACGAGACGCCCGCCCCGGTCGTCCTGGACTCCTCCTCGGTCCCCGAGGCGTACGCCCCCCAGGGCGACCCGGCGGCGGGCGGCGACATCGAGGGTCTCCGGCTGCGCCCCGACACCCACGCGCTGGACCTGTACGAGTCGCTGGAGGGCATGGACGTCCGGATCCGCGACGCCCGGGTGGTCGGCCCCAGCACCGAGTACGCCGAGCTGTGGGTGACCGTCGAGCCCCGGCAGAACCCGACGCGGCGCGGCGGCACGGTCTACGGCGGCTACGACGAGCCCAACCCCGGTCGCGTCAAGGTCGAGTCCCTCGTCCCGCTCTCCCAGGAGCCCTTCCCCACCGCGGACACCGGTGACGTGCTCGCCGGCGCGACCACCGGCCCGCTCGACTACGACCAGTACGGCGGCTACCTCGTGGCCGCCCGCGAGATGGGCACCGTGGTCGACCGGGGTCCGGAACGGGAGCGCACCCGCGCCCGGCACCGGAAGGAACTGGCCGTGGCCACCTACAACGTGGAGAACCTCCACCCCGGCAGCGACCCGGAGAAGTTCGACCGGCTGGCCCGGGGCGTGGTGGAGAACCTCGCCTCCCCCGACATCCTCGCCCTGGAGGAGATCCAGGACGACACCGGACCCACCGACGACGGCACGGTCTCCGCCGACGCGACGGTGGAACGGCTCGTCGAGGCCGTCGTCGCCGCGGGCGGCCCCCGCTACGAGTGGCGCTCGATCGACCCGGTCGACGGCGCCGACGGCGGCCTGCCCGGCGGCAACATCCGCAACGTCTTCCTCTTCGACCCCGACCGGGTCTCCTTCGTGGACCGCCCCGGCGCGGACGCGACCACGGCGGTCGGCGTGGCGCGCGAGCGCGGCCGGGCCGTGCTCACCCACTCCCCCGCCCGGATCGCGCCCGAGGACCCCGCCTGGGAGGACAGCCGCAAGCCGCTGGTCGGCGAGTTCCGCTTCCGCGGCCGGACGGTCGTCGTGGTCGCCAACCACTTCGCCTCCAAGGGCGGCGACCAGTCCCTGCACGCGGCCGTCCAGCCGCCGAGCCGCTCCTCCGAGGTCCAGCGGCACCGCCAGGCCGAGGCGGTCAACCGCTTCGTGCGGGAGGTGTTGGCGGTGGAGCGCAAGGCCAGGGTGGTCGTGCTCGGCGACATCAACGACTTCGAGTTCTCCACCACCGCCCGGAAGCTGACCGCGGGCGGCGCGCTGCGCAACGCGGTGTTCTCGCTGCCGAGGTCCGAGCGCTACACCTACGTCTACGACGGCAACTCCCAGGTGCTGGACCAGACCCTGGTCTCCCCGGGCATCCGCCGCTTCGACTACGACATCGTCCACGTCAACGCGGAGTTCGCCGACCAGGTCAGCGACCACGACCCCCAGGTGATCCGCTTCCGGCCCTGA
- a CDS encoding EI24 domain-containing protein has protein sequence MGDLMAGARYLGRGQKWVLGNGRWFGFGLLPALVTLVLYAAALTLLAFRADDLAVWATPFADDWSSPWNGLLRGTFTVLLFAGGLLSAVLTFTAVTLLVGDPFYESLSQKVEETEGGAPEGPDVPLLRSLWISLRDSLYVLVRALALGAPLFVLGFVPVVGQTVVPVVGFAVSGFFLTLELTSVALQRRDVPVRERLRLLRGRKALAVGFGAPLVLVFLVPLAAVLLMPGAVAGATLLARDLTDGSRPDGADDGRDGGRPRPGYPGVGPHLP, from the coding sequence ATGGGCGATCTCATGGCCGGAGCGCGGTACCTGGGGCGGGGTCAGAAATGGGTCCTGGGCAACGGGCGGTGGTTCGGGTTCGGGCTGCTGCCCGCCCTCGTCACCCTGGTGCTGTACGCGGCGGCGCTGACCCTCCTCGCCTTCCGCGCCGACGACCTGGCCGTCTGGGCGACGCCGTTCGCCGACGACTGGTCCTCGCCCTGGAACGGACTGTTGCGCGGCACGTTCACCGTGCTGCTGTTCGCGGGCGGACTGCTGTCGGCGGTGCTCACCTTCACCGCCGTCACCCTGTTGGTCGGCGACCCCTTCTACGAGTCGCTGTCACAGAAGGTGGAGGAGACCGAGGGCGGTGCCCCCGAGGGACCGGACGTCCCGCTGCTGCGGAGCCTGTGGATCTCGCTCCGCGACAGCCTGTACGTGCTGGTGCGGGCGCTGGCCCTCGGCGCGCCGCTGTTCGTGCTGGGTTTCGTGCCCGTCGTCGGCCAGACCGTCGTCCCGGTGGTCGGCTTCGCCGTCTCCGGGTTTTTCCTGACGCTGGAACTCACCTCGGTCGCCCTGCAGCGCCGTGACGTCCCGGTCCGCGAGCGGCTGCGGCTGCTGCGCGGGCGCAAGGCGCTGGCCGTCGGGTTCGGCGCGCCGCTGGTGCTGGTGTTCCTGGTGCCGTTGGCGGCGGTCCTCCTGATGCCGGGCGCCGTCGCGGGGGCCACCTTGCTGGCCAGGGACCTGACGGACGGCTCCCGGCCGGACGGCGCCGACGACGGGCGGGACGGCGGGAGGCCCCGGCCCGGGTACCCCGGCGTCGGGCCGCACCTGCCGTAG
- the dapD gene encoding 2,3,4,5-tetrahydropyridine-2,6-dicarboxylate N-succinyltransferase: MTEAPAPRTTGAVAAGLATVALDGGAVLDTWFPAPELTDAPGPAGTERLSAERAAELLGDAAPQALGPDPIRGVEVVAVRTVISALDDKPLDAHDAYLRLHLLSHRLVRPHGQNLDGIFGLLANVAWTSLGPVPVDRIEQTRLAARAAGKQLTVTSVDKFPRMTDYVIPKGVRIGDADRVRLGAHLASGTTVMHEGFVNFNAGTLGTSMVEGRISAGVVVDDGSDIGGGASIMGTLSGGGKQTVSIGKRCLLGAEAGIGISLGDDCIVEAGLYLTAGTRVTLPDGKVVKALELSGANNLLFRRNSTTGTVEALQRSGSWGGLNEALHSHN; encoded by the coding sequence ATGACCGAAGCACCCGCACCCCGTACGACCGGCGCCGTCGCCGCCGGACTCGCCACCGTCGCGCTCGACGGGGGCGCCGTCCTCGACACCTGGTTCCCCGCGCCCGAACTCACCGACGCTCCCGGCCCCGCCGGCACCGAACGGCTGAGCGCCGAACGCGCCGCCGAGCTGCTGGGCGACGCCGCGCCGCAGGCCCTGGGCCCGGACCCGATCCGCGGCGTGGAGGTCGTCGCCGTCCGCACCGTCATCTCCGCGCTGGACGACAAGCCCCTGGACGCGCACGACGCCTACCTGCGGCTGCACCTGCTCAGCCACCGTCTGGTGAGGCCGCACGGCCAGAACCTGGACGGGATCTTCGGTCTGCTCGCCAACGTCGCCTGGACCAGCCTCGGCCCCGTCCCGGTCGACCGGATCGAGCAGACCCGGCTGGCCGCCCGCGCCGCCGGGAAGCAGCTCACGGTCACCAGTGTCGACAAGTTCCCGCGGATGACCGACTACGTCATTCCCAAGGGCGTGCGCATCGGCGACGCCGACCGGGTGCGGCTGGGCGCCCACCTCGCCTCCGGCACCACCGTGATGCACGAGGGCTTCGTCAACTTCAACGCCGGGACGCTGGGCACCTCCATGGTCGAGGGCCGCATCAGCGCCGGTGTCGTCGTGGACGACGGCTCCGACATCGGCGGCGGCGCCTCGATCATGGGCACCCTCTCCGGCGGCGGCAAGCAGACCGTCTCCATCGGGAAGCGCTGCCTGCTCGGTGCCGAGGCGGGCATCGGCATCTCGCTGGGCGACGACTGCATCGTGGAGGCCGGCCTGTACCTGACGGCCGGCACCCGCGTCACCCTGCCCGACGGCAAGGTCGTCAAGGCGCTGGAGCTGTCCGGCGCGAACAACCTGCTGTTCCGTCGCAACTCCACCACCGGGACGGTCGAGGCCCTCCAGCGCTCCGGCTCCTGGGGCGGTCTGAACGAGGCGCTGCACAGCCACAACTGA
- a CDS encoding CU044_5270 family protein — protein sequence MDEMTRVRDFRAHAPTPDPARLAPGRQRLLEAAGRGARTRRMRSDWRLVVAGAAVAVTVAAFAGGHLVGGGAGTTAPPASSSIRPHVELTDAATVLRHAADTVELIPDPAPRAGQWVYVRTRQGATENGGHQKADTQEAWYRYADPESENWKEGDDHSPRERFRFLASLPDDPEKVLEKIRWFYPSDAGGEPSGDAPEEPRNAHNYRAASVLVESYPMAHEGLARLYRALATVEGVKVVDHLVEDAAGRDAIALYFDGGGQGSAGFPETRDELLLDPTTYTYLGTRSTVIEDHVEEFPDGSRYELRKGQVLWDTAVLRTALVDAEGRRP from the coding sequence ATGGATGAGATGACCCGGGTGCGCGATTTCCGCGCCCATGCCCCGACCCCCGACCCGGCACGCCTCGCCCCCGGGCGGCAGCGACTGCTGGAGGCGGCGGGACGCGGGGCCCGTACCCGTCGGATGCGGTCCGACTGGCGGCTGGTCGTCGCCGGGGCGGCCGTCGCGGTCACCGTGGCGGCGTTCGCCGGCGGCCACCTGGTCGGTGGTGGTGCCGGCACCACCGCCCCGCCGGCCTCCTCCTCGATCCGGCCGCACGTGGAACTGACGGACGCGGCCACCGTGCTGCGCCACGCCGCCGACACCGTCGAGCTGATCCCCGATCCCGCGCCCCGCGCCGGCCAGTGGGTCTACGTCCGGACCCGGCAGGGCGCCACGGAGAACGGCGGCCACCAGAAGGCCGACACACAGGAGGCCTGGTACCGCTACGCCGACCCCGAGTCCGAGAACTGGAAGGAGGGCGACGACCACTCCCCGCGCGAGCGGTTCCGCTTCCTCGCCTCCCTGCCCGACGACCCGGAGAAGGTGCTGGAGAAGATCCGCTGGTTCTACCCGTCCGACGCGGGCGGGGAGCCCTCCGGCGACGCCCCCGAGGAGCCGAGGAACGCGCACAACTACCGGGCGGCCAGTGTGCTCGTCGAGTCCTACCCGATGGCGCACGAGGGGCTGGCCAGGCTCTACCGGGCCCTGGCCACGGTCGAGGGGGTGAAGGTGGTGGACCACCTGGTCGAGGACGCGGCCGGACGGGACGCCATCGCCCTGTACTTCGACGGCGGCGGGCAGGGGTCGGCCGGTTTCCCCGAGACCAGGGACGAACTGCTCCTCGACCCGACCACCTACACCTACCTCGGGACGCGGTCGACGGTGATCGAGGACCACGTCGAGGAGTTCCCGGACGGCAGCAGGTACGAGCTGCGGAAGGGGCAGGTCCTCTGGGACACCGCCGTCCTGCGCACCGCCCTCGTGGACGCGGAGGGGCGGCGCCCCTGA
- a CDS encoding sigma-70 family RNA polymerase sigma factor, which produces MADPPMDDAAIIEDSRERPEAFARLYDRHAADIHRYVARRLGDGMADDITAETFLIAFGQRSRYDTGRPGARPWLYGIAANLVGRHRRHEVRTLRALARTGTDPVADSWTDWVDGADSRVTAQAVSGSLAAALAGLSARDRHVLLLVAWADLTYQEVADALGIPVGTVRSRLNRARRKVRTALGGDPTLVGDVAEVSSHG; this is translated from the coding sequence GTGGCCGACCCACCGATGGACGACGCCGCCATCATCGAGGATTCCAGAGAGCGGCCCGAGGCCTTCGCGCGCCTGTACGACCGGCACGCCGCCGACATCCACCGCTACGTGGCGCGGCGACTGGGCGACGGCATGGCGGACGACATCACCGCGGAGACCTTCCTCATCGCCTTCGGGCAGCGCTCCCGCTACGACACCGGCCGGCCCGGAGCCCGGCCCTGGCTGTACGGGATCGCGGCCAACCTCGTCGGCAGGCACCGGCGCCACGAGGTCCGGACGCTGCGCGCCCTCGCACGCACCGGGACCGACCCGGTCGCCGACTCCTGGACGGACTGGGTGGACGGCGCCGACAGCCGGGTGACGGCCCAGGCCGTCTCGGGTTCCCTCGCCGCCGCGCTCGCCGGGCTCTCCGCCAGGGACCGGCACGTACTGCTCCTGGTGGCCTGGGCGGACCTGACCTACCAGGAGGTCGCCGACGCCCTGGGCATCCCCGTCGGCACGGTCCGCTCACGGCTCAACCGGGCCCGCCGCAAGGTGCGCACCGCACTCGGCGGCGACCCGACCCTGGTCGGCGATGTCGCGGAGGTGTCCAGCCATGGATGA
- a CDS encoding DMT family transporter — MVYLMLACAILAEVLATTSMKFSDGFTRLWPTLGTAAGYAVAFALLAQTLRSMPVGTVYAIWSGVGTAAIALIGMVFIGEAVNAARIVGILLVVAGVVVLNLGGGGH; from the coding sequence ATGGTGTACCTGATGTTGGCGTGCGCGATCCTGGCCGAGGTGCTGGCCACCACCTCGATGAAGTTCAGCGACGGCTTCACCCGCCTGTGGCCCACCCTCGGCACGGCCGCCGGGTACGCCGTCGCCTTCGCGCTGCTGGCACAGACGCTCAGGAGCATGCCCGTGGGCACCGTCTACGCCATCTGGTCGGGCGTGGGCACCGCCGCCATCGCCCTGATCGGAATGGTCTTCATCGGCGAGGCGGTGAACGCGGCCAGGATCGTCGGGATCCTGCTGGTCGTCGCCGGAGTGGTGGTCCTCAACCTGGGCGGCGGCGGCCACTGA
- a CDS encoding metal-sulfur cluster assembly factor — translation MSETETTTKPASEEEVREALYDVVDPELGIDVVNLGLVYGIHIDDSNVATLDMTLTSAACPLTDVIEDQAKSATEGLVNELRINWVWMPPWGPDKITDEGREQLRALGFNV, via the coding sequence ATGAGCGAGACCGAGACCACGACGAAGCCGGCGAGCGAGGAGGAGGTCCGCGAGGCGCTGTACGACGTGGTGGACCCCGAGCTGGGCATCGACGTCGTCAACCTGGGCCTGGTCTACGGCATCCACATCGACGACTCGAACGTCGCGACCCTGGACATGACGCTGACCTCCGCGGCCTGCCCGCTGACCGACGTCATCGAGGACCAGGCCAAGTCGGCGACCGAGGGCCTCGTCAACGAGCTGAGGATCAACTGGGTCTGGATGCCGCCGTGGGGTCCGGACAAGATCACCGACGAGGGCCGCGAGCAGCTCCGCGCCCTCGGCTTCAACGTCTGA
- the sufU gene encoding Fe-S cluster assembly sulfur transfer protein SufU, with translation MKLDSMYQDVILDHYKNPHGRGLRDGDAEVHHVNPTCGDEVTLRVRLDGSTIADVSYEGQGCSISQASASMLNELLVGKDLDEARRVQETFLELMQSRGRIEPDDAMEEILEDAVAFAGVSKYPARVKCALLSWMAWKDATAQALGGGAVEEKTA, from the coding sequence GTGAAGCTTGACTCCATGTACCAGGACGTGATCCTGGACCACTACAAGAACCCGCACGGGCGGGGGCTCCGCGACGGTGACGCCGAGGTGCACCACGTCAACCCGACGTGCGGCGACGAGGTCACGCTGCGGGTGAGGCTCGACGGCTCGACCATCGCGGACGTCAGCTACGAGGGGCAGGGCTGTTCCATCAGCCAGGCCAGCGCCTCGATGCTGAACGAGCTGCTGGTGGGCAAGGACCTGGACGAGGCGCGCCGCGTCCAGGAGACCTTCCTGGAGCTGATGCAGTCCAGGGGCCGGATCGAGCCGGACGACGCCATGGAGGAGATCCTGGAGGACGCGGTCGCGTTCGCGGGCGTCTCGAAGTACCCGGCACGCGTCAAGTGCGCTCTGCTGAGCTGGATGGCATGGAAGGACGCCACCGCCCAGGCCCTGGGCGGCGGCGCCGTTGAGGAGAAGACCGCATGA
- a CDS encoding SufS family cysteine desulfurase — translation MTQLPGLLDTEAIRKDFPVLDRTVHDGKKVVYLDNAATSQKPRQVLDALNDYYERHNANVHRGVHVLAEEATALYEGARDKVAAFVNAPSRDEVIFTKNASESLNLVANMLGWADEPYRVDDRTEIVITEMEHHSNIVPWQLLSQRTGAKLKWFGLTDDGRLDLSTIEEVITERTKVVSFVLVSNILGTVNPVEAIVRRAQEVGALVVVDASQAAPHAPLDVQALQADFVAFTGHKMCGPTGIGVLWGRQELLEDLPPFLGGGEMIETVSMNSSTYAPAPHKFEAGTPPIAQAVGLGAAVDYLSAIGMDRVAAHEHAITEYAVRRLREVPDLRIIGPATAEDRGAAISFTLGDIHPHDVGQVLDEQGIAVRVGHHCARPVCLRYGIPATTRASFYLYSTPAEVDALVEGLEHVRNFFG, via the coding sequence GTGACACAGTTGCCGGGCCTCCTCGACACAGAGGCGATCCGCAAGGACTTCCCCGTCCTGGACCGCACGGTCCACGACGGGAAGAAGGTCGTGTACCTGGACAACGCGGCGACCTCCCAGAAGCCGCGCCAGGTGCTCGACGCGCTGAACGACTACTACGAGCGGCACAACGCCAACGTCCACCGCGGCGTCCACGTGCTCGCCGAGGAGGCCACGGCGCTGTACGAGGGCGCGCGCGACAAGGTCGCCGCGTTCGTCAACGCGCCGAGCCGCGACGAGGTGATCTTCACCAAGAACGCCTCGGAGTCGCTCAACCTCGTGGCGAACATGCTCGGCTGGGCGGACGAGCCGTACCGCGTCGACGACCGGACCGAGATCGTCATCACGGAGATGGAGCACCACTCCAACATCGTCCCGTGGCAGCTGCTGTCGCAGCGCACGGGCGCGAAGCTGAAGTGGTTCGGCCTCACCGACGACGGGCGCCTGGACCTGTCGACCATCGAGGAGGTCATCACCGAGCGGACCAAGGTCGTCTCGTTCGTGTTGGTCTCCAACATCCTGGGCACGGTCAACCCGGTCGAGGCGATCGTCCGCCGCGCCCAGGAGGTCGGCGCGCTCGTGGTCGTCGACGCGTCCCAGGCCGCCCCCCACGCACCGCTGGACGTGCAGGCCCTCCAGGCCGACTTCGTGGCCTTCACCGGCCACAAGATGTGCGGACCGACCGGTATCGGCGTGCTGTGGGGACGGCAGGAGCTGCTGGAGGACCTGCCGCCGTTCCTCGGCGGCGGCGAGATGATCGAGACCGTCTCGATGAACTCCTCCACCTACGCCCCCGCGCCGCACAAGTTCGAGGCCGGCACCCCGCCGATCGCCCAGGCCGTCGGGCTGGGCGCCGCCGTGGACTACCTCTCGGCGATCGGCATGGACCGCGTCGCGGCCCACGAGCACGCGATCACCGAGTACGCCGTGCGCAGGCTCCGGGAGGTGCCGGACCTGCGGATCATCGGACCGGCCACCGCCGAGGACCGCGGCGCCGCGATCTCCTTCACGCTCGGCGACATCCACCCCCACGACGTGGGCCAGGTGCTCGACGAGCAGGGCATCGCGGTCCGGGTCGGCCACCACTGCGCCCGGCCCGTCTGCCTGCGGTACGGAATTCCCGCGACCACGCGTGCGTCGTTCTATCTGTACTCCACTCCCGCCGAGGTCGACGCCCTGGTGGAGGGGCTGGAGCACGTGCGGAACTTCTTCGGTTGA
- the sufC gene encoding Fe-S cluster assembly ATPase SufC, with protein sequence MATLEIRDLHVSVETDSSNNPREILRGVDLTVKQGETHAIMGPNGSGKSTLAYSLAGHPKYTITGGTVTLDGEDVLEMSVDERARAGLFLAMQYPVEVPGVSVSNFLRTAATAIRGEAPKLRTWVKEVKEAMERLNIDPAFAERNVNEGFSGGEKKRHEILQLELLKPKVAVLDETDSGLDVDALRIVSEGVNRVRESGEVGTLLITHYTRILRYIKPDHVHVFAAGRIAESGGPELADKLEEEGYEAYVKGGQAA encoded by the coding sequence ATGGCAACGCTTGAGATCCGCGACCTGCACGTCTCCGTCGAGACGGACTCGTCGAACAACCCCCGAGAGATCCTGCGCGGCGTCGACCTGACCGTGAAGCAGGGCGAGACGCACGCGATCATGGGCCCGAACGGCTCCGGCAAGTCCACCCTCGCCTACTCGCTGGCGGGGCACCCGAAGTACACGATCACCGGCGGCACCGTCACCCTGGACGGCGAGGACGTCCTTGAGATGTCGGTGGACGAGCGCGCCCGCGCCGGCCTCTTCCTCGCCATGCAGTACCCGGTCGAGGTGCCCGGCGTCTCCGTCTCCAACTTCCTGCGGACCGCCGCCACCGCGATCCGCGGCGAGGCCCCCAAGCTGCGCACCTGGGTGAAGGAGGTCAAGGAGGCCATGGAGCGCCTCAACATCGACCCCGCCTTCGCCGAGCGCAACGTCAACGAGGGCTTCTCCGGCGGTGAGAAGAAGCGCCACGAGATCCTCCAGCTGGAGCTCCTCAAGCCGAAGGTCGCGGTCCTCGACGAGACCGACTCCGGCCTGGACGTGGACGCCCTGCGCATCGTCTCCGAGGGCGTCAACCGGGTCCGCGAGTCCGGCGAGGTCGGCACCCTGCTGATCACCCACTACACGCGCATCCTCCGTTACATCAAGCCCGACCACGTCCACGTCTTCGCCGCGGGCCGGATCGCCGAGTCCGGCGGCCCGGAGCTCGCGGACAAGCTGGAGGAGGAGGGCTACGAGGCCTACGTGAAGGGGGGCCAGGCGGCCTGA
- a CDS encoding non-heme iron oxygenase ferredoxin subunit, protein MSTAEGTAGTSGFVRVAALGELEEDAPRRVEIDGTPISLVRTEGEVFAIHDICSHANVSLSEGEVEDCQIECWLHGSSFDLRTGKPSGPPAVRPVPVYPVKIEGDGPDAAVLVSITQES, encoded by the coding sequence ATGAGCACCGCGGAAGGCACAGCGGGCACCTCGGGCTTCGTCCGTGTCGCCGCGCTCGGCGAGCTGGAGGAGGACGCCCCCAGGCGGGTGGAGATCGACGGCACGCCGATCTCCCTGGTCCGCACCGAGGGAGAGGTCTTCGCGATCCACGACATCTGCTCGCACGCGAACGTCTCCCTCTCCGAGGGAGAGGTGGAGGACTGCCAGATCGAGTGCTGGCTGCACGGCTCCAGCTTCGACCTGCGCACCGGCAAGCCCTCCGGCCCGCCGGCCGTGCGCCCCGTCCCCGTATACCCCGTCAAGATCGAAGGAGACGGCCCCGACGCGGCCGTGCTCGTCTCCATCACCCAGGAGTCCTGA
- the sufD gene encoding Fe-S cluster assembly protein SufD: MAEAQNIPAGANTTGSIAVAAESTVATRMSAPPSYDVADFPVPHGREEEWRFTPLERLKGLHDGTATAEGGVKVDISAPEGVTVETVGRDDTRLGRAGKPVDRVAAQAYSAFEKATVVTVPKETALTEPIRVGIQGQGGVSFGHTVFELGAFAEAIVVIDHTGGGVRAANVEYVLGDGAKLTVVSVQDWDDTAVHCSQHNALVGRDATFKSVVVTFGGDVVRLHPRVNYAGPGGEAELYGLYFTDNGQHQEHRLMVDHEVPNCRSNVVYKGALQGEEAHAVWIGDVLIRASATGTDTYELNRNLVLTDGARVDSVPNLEIETGEIVGAGHASATGRFDDEQLFYLMARGVPEQDARRLVVRGFFAELVQQIGLPDLQERLIAKIEEELEASVA, from the coding sequence ATGGCTGAGGCTCAGAACATTCCGGCGGGTGCCAACACCACCGGATCGATCGCGGTGGCGGCCGAGTCCACCGTCGCCACCAGGATGAGCGCGCCGCCGTCCTACGACGTGGCGGACTTTCCGGTTCCGCACGGCCGCGAGGAGGAGTGGCGCTTCACTCCCCTGGAGCGGCTGAAAGGCCTGCACGACGGCACCGCCACCGCCGAGGGCGGCGTCAAGGTCGACATCTCCGCGCCCGAGGGCGTGACGGTGGAGACCGTCGGCCGCGACGACACCCGCCTCGGCCGGGCCGGCAAGCCGGTCGACCGGGTCGCCGCCCAGGCCTACAGCGCCTTCGAGAAGGCCACGGTCGTCACCGTGCCCAAGGAGACCGCGCTCACCGAGCCGATCCGCGTCGGCATCCAGGGCCAGGGCGGCGTGTCCTTCGGGCACACCGTCTTCGAGCTCGGCGCCTTCGCCGAGGCGATCGTCGTCATCGACCACACCGGCGGCGGGGTGCGCGCCGCCAACGTGGAGTACGTGCTCGGCGACGGCGCCAAGCTGACGGTCGTCTCCGTGCAGGACTGGGACGACACGGCCGTCCACTGCTCCCAGCACAACGCGCTGGTGGGCCGGGACGCGACCTTCAAGTCCGTGGTCGTCACCTTCGGCGGTGACGTCGTGCGCCTCCACCCGCGCGTCAACTACGCGGGCCCCGGCGGCGAGGCCGAGCTGTACGGCCTGTACTTCACCGACAACGGTCAGCACCAGGAGCACCGGCTCATGGTCGACCACGAGGTGCCGAACTGCCGCAGCAACGTCGTCTACAAGGGCGCCCTCCAGGGCGAGGAGGCGCACGCCGTGTGGATCGGCGACGTGCTGATCCGGGCCTCGGCCACCGGCACCGACACCTACGAACTCAACCGCAACCTCGTCCTCACCGACGGCGCGCGGGTGGACTCGGTGCCCAACCTGGAGATCGAGACCGGTGAGATCGTCGGGGCCGGCCACGCCTCGGCCACCGGCCGCTTCGACGACGAGCAGCTGTTCTACCTGATGGCGCGCGGCGTCCCGGAGCAGGACGCCCGCCGGCTGGTGGTGCGCGGCTTCTTCGCCGAACTGGTCCAGCAGATCGGCCTGCCCGACCTCCAGGAGCGTCTGATCGCCAAGATCGAGGAAGAGCTGGAGGCGTCGGTCGCATGA